Within Haematobia irritans isolate KBUSLIRL chromosome 2, ASM5000362v1, whole genome shotgun sequence, the genomic segment ATGCATATTCGCTTCAACTGTGATACTAGTGTAAAGAAAAATACTTACCATTGTACCTTAAAAGCTATTATTATTAGCCCTCGACGGTATTATACAATTTGTTAATTCGTTTTAAGTGTTGTTTTTAGTAGTagattttaggttaggttaggttaggttgaaaagaggaGTCGGATTTCTCCGTCTCATGTCATATGACATACACCTAAGCCAGAAATCGGCTTGTTGTGCGCTCTAGTTTATAATTATAACCCCATGCTTATTTTAAGAATTCTGTGTTTTCGACGAATTCCttaatttgtttccattttactcCCTtcaatcggtttaaatttggaatgTTTTCGACTCCCAAATGTTGGGATCTGTATCTTGTAAATGCCGGGCAGTGACACAGATAATGTTCAAGTGTCTCTTCGTCCTCTCCACATGCCCTGCATAAACTATCGTTTATTACACCTATACGGTTCAAGTGTGCCCTGAGGTCCAAGTGTCCCGTGATGATTCCAATAACCCTACTGATCGTACTCCTACTCTCCTTCAGTAGTTCTTTTGTTTTCTCTTCATCGGGATCTCCCCATATGATCTTCGTGGTCCTTCCGACTATTTCACTGTTCCACAGCTCTACATGTGCTCGCTTCGCCCACACTTTTAACTCGGACCGGGTAGCCCCAAAGGGCTTGGGGTTATCCAAGTTTACTTCCTCAGCTTCCCTGGCTTTTATCGCTAGGTCATTCACATGCTCGTTTACATCCACCCCACAGTGAGCAGGTACCCAGATGATCCGAATGGAGCCATACTCGGAGTaggaatttattatatttttgcattCCAAAACGGTTCGTGATTTAACCGTATTGGATGCTATAGCTCGTATAGCCATCTGGCTATCGGTGAGAACATTTTAGTAGTAGATTtagtattaattatttatttatcttaaCAACAGACACCCGCGCTCTGTAAGACAACAACAAAGATTAATGAGCAAGCCTTTTTTCATTCATCTCATGTGCCATGTACGCACAATCGATAATTGTTCACTATAAAGCAAGAGCTATGTTACATTATTTAACTGTGTGTGGGTCGCAGGTAAGCAAAGATCACGTGcacaaagtttctttaaaaaaaaaaaaaagatttttatttaaaaaaatgattgctaACAAAATGTACAAttgaagctttttttttttgaacagcCTAAAtaagaggaaaaaaatattaatgaaaaagcAAAggtaaattgattaaaaaaacttctatatttCAAAAGTGTGTAGCCAAGGTTGTCACCACACTACCCCCCTTCTAGCGGaaagcgatttttttatttctcattGGTGTATTTCTCAACAATATGCttgaatttgatgaaaattcaacttgatgaacattttcattctcGTTATAAGCTGGTTTGAGGCGATCAATTGATACTGTATCTTCTTTACCATTTATGagtattgtaaaatattttacgtTTCTTTTTATAACTCTAAAAGGTCCATTATATTAGAATGTAAATGGTGTATGAGAAGCATCTTTTCTAATCCAAACAAACTCTGAATGCAGTAAGTCTTTACTTATAAATGTTTGCATTTACTATGATTAGATCCTTTTTGTGGTTTGAAAGTGGAAATAACATTCTTGAGGGACAACAGAAATTCACTATGATCTTTTGGCTTTAAACTATCTTGAAAGAATTCTCCTGGAAGATGTAAATTTTCCCCATATAGCAATTCTGCCTATTATGACTtccttatcttccttataagaaACTCTAATTCCTAATAAGACAGAAGGCAAAATTCTTGTCCACTGGATATTGTCATGACATAAAATTGATGATTTCAAAGTTCGATGGAAACGTTCAATCATTCCATTTGCTTGCGGGTGATATGAAGTAGTATGTTGGCATTTGGCACcgataaatttacaaaaatcatgaaaatattttgatgtaaACTGACAGCCACGATcacatacaattttatttgggcAACCATATCTCGCAATCCAGTGATCGTAAACAGCTTTGCATATATTCTCAGCTGAGATATCTTCAGGCCATCTAGAAAATCGGTCAATCATTGACAGAATGTATCTGTATTCTTCCGATGGCGGTAGGGGACCAACTATATCAATATGTATTTCCGAGAAACGAACTGAGGTGTAACTAAAATTTTCGGTTGGTGAATGTGTATGGCGCGATATTTTCGTCTTTTGGCACGTGAGGCAcgtttttgaccaaaaattacaGTTTTTGTTCATgtttggccaaacaaagcgatctGCTAAGAGTTTTCTTGTAGCTTTGCATCCAGGGTGTGAAAGACTGTGAACTAACTCAAAAGCTGCTTTTCTGTAAGCAAAGATCAAATGCACAAAGTTTCttttaaaacaaaagatttttatttaaaaaaatgattgctaACAAAATgtacaattgaatttttttttgtgaacagCTTAAAtaagaggaaaaaaatattaatgaaaaagcAAAggtaaattgatttaaaaaaaaaaacttctatatttCAGAAGTGTGTAGCCAAGCTAagcatggctgaacaagaaggttaaatcatgggcccatatgattacaatttttttattttgacaaaattttaagatgtcaaaatcatatgtttatggtgattgcagctctccaaatgacactgcatagcaaatgcatctcaaacaaactcgcgcattcatagctggagaattgttcaaagatgacttgagtatcttgataacatattccagacccaaaataccacgcacatcagtttttaaactgcaacctacactgtttttgttaatagatggcgaagatccatttgactgacttccattcttaacattggtgggtattatagtcttatttgtctcatatcggcgttcctcggatgaattatccacttcacaatcactcataggtgacacaattaaatttgaacctttatttttctctggattttaattattttttcaggacaattgaaagaataagcaattgccacttttaccaatgccatacgattcttttatcagctgattgtgacttcttaaaattgtaaacaacatattgaaatttgttgtttttgttatcgtgattcaacctccttattcagccatcccaataaacacaaacgtttgaaaaatgctaaatttcaacaatttttcaaacatattttcaaaggattagggtaatattcaagttgagaaattgttgagaaaatcgcgttctcaacaaaaaacagacattaccctcaacagtgaaattcaacacattagcaataatatctcaagtgttatcctcaaattgaaatgcatcgctactcaataatttgtcaaacaattttcgatgcgagtcaaactcaaaattaacatcgttgcaaatacttttcaacctaaatttgtatgaatgatatccccacttcaaattgaaagtcaaagccaaaattctatgaattttgtataatttattcatttttatcaaaataaaatatataataatacactacactacataatacactacaataccaattgataaataataatcttattaaacatatcaacaaataagaacaaaaaacaaataacaaaactttaaatatcttaaacattaatagtaaacacttttgcattgataattcgatttccttccttttggtgtcataaaac encodes:
- the LOC142224875 gene encoding uncharacterized protein LOC142224875; the protein is MAIRAIASNTVKSRTVLECKNIINSYSEYGSIRIIWVPAHCGVDVNEHVNDLAIKAREAEEVNLDNPKPFGATRSELKVWAKRAHVELWNSEIVGRTTKIIWGDPDEEKTKELLKESRSTISRVIGIITGHLDLRAHLNRIGVINDSLCRACGEDEETLEHYLCHCPAFTRYRSQHLGVENIPNLNRLKGVKWKQIKEFVENTEFLK